A genomic region of Thermodesulfitimonas autotrophica contains the following coding sequences:
- a CDS encoding NAD(P)H-dependent glycerol-3-phosphate dehydrogenase: protein MRVAVLGGGGWGTALSCLLARKGHAVSLWARRPEHVAALVRERENRRYLPGVFLPEGVNPTNSLKDALAGAAVVVFAVPSHAFREVLRTALPLIPASACVVNVAKGLEEETLLRLSEVYGAEAGEEALARYAVLSGPSHAEEVGRDQPTAVVAAAPRYQTAEFVQELFMGPFFRVYTNDDLVGVELGGALKNIIALGTGICEGIGFGDNAKAALITRGLAEITRLGVRLGANPLTFAGLTGLGDLVVTCTSMHSRNRRAGIEIGRGKTLDAALAAVGMVVEGVRTTRAAHTLARELNVAMPVTAETYRVLFEGLSPLEAARNLMGRARTREIEEVCRIKATWTVRPDAPGGGVEK, encoded by the coding sequence TTGCGCGTAGCAGTGCTTGGTGGGGGAGGCTGGGGAACGGCCCTCAGCTGCCTTCTCGCCCGGAAAGGGCATGCGGTTTCCCTCTGGGCGCGGCGCCCGGAGCATGTGGCCGCCCTCGTGCGGGAGCGGGAGAACCGGCGGTACCTCCCGGGTGTTTTCCTCCCGGAGGGGGTTAACCCGACGAACTCCTTGAAGGATGCGCTGGCGGGGGCGGCCGTAGTTGTCTTCGCCGTTCCTTCCCACGCCTTCCGGGAGGTCCTGCGGACGGCCCTGCCCTTAATTCCAGCATCAGCCTGTGTGGTTAACGTGGCCAAAGGGCTCGAAGAGGAGACGTTGCTCCGGCTTTCCGAAGTTTACGGCGCCGAAGCGGGGGAGGAAGCGCTGGCCCGTTACGCCGTGCTTTCCGGACCTAGCCACGCAGAAGAAGTGGGGCGCGACCAGCCGACGGCGGTTGTCGCTGCGGCGCCGCGTTACCAAACGGCGGAGTTTGTCCAGGAGCTTTTTATGGGACCTTTCTTTCGGGTCTACACCAACGACGATCTTGTAGGTGTGGAACTCGGCGGCGCGCTTAAGAACATCATCGCGCTTGGTACCGGCATCTGCGAGGGCATCGGCTTCGGCGATAACGCCAAAGCGGCGCTCATCACGCGGGGTCTGGCCGAGATCACCCGGTTAGGTGTCCGCCTTGGCGCTAATCCCCTCACCTTTGCGGGGCTGACTGGACTTGGCGATCTGGTCGTCACCTGCACGAGTATGCACAGCCGCAACCGCCGGGCCGGCATCGAAATCGGCCGCGGCAAAACGCTTGACGCGGCGCTAGCGGCGGTGGGCATGGTGGTTGAAGGGGTCCGCACGACCCGGGCCGCCCACACGTTGGCCCGGGAACTGAACGTCGCGATGCCGGTAACTGCCGAAACCTACCGCGTCCTTTTCGAGGGGCTCTCGCCGCTCGAGGCCGCCCGCAACCTGATGGGCCGCGCGCGCACGCGCGAAATCGAAGAGGTCTGCCGGATCAAGGCTACCTGGACGGTCCGGCCGGACGCCCCTGGGGGCGGGGTTGAAAAATAA
- the purQ gene encoding phosphoribosylformylglycinamidine synthase I, translating to MRPPVMVLRTDGTNCDVETAYAFEAAGGAPRLVHVNQLRAGREKLTDYRVLVIPGGFSYGDDVHSGKILAVELTSFLREEIESFVAAGGLVLGICNGFQVLVRTGLLPFGEVGPIRATLMVNDSARFECRWVRLRVEESPCVFTRGAAGRVVTFQAAHGEGKFFTDPATLNKIERQGLVVFRYVDAAGRPTQQYPDNPNGSLGAIAGITDPTGRIMGLMPHPERNILPHHHPNWRRLRSSYPDGRFVFENAVAAARKS from the coding sequence GTGAGGCCTCCCGTAATGGTGCTGCGGACCGACGGGACAAACTGTGACGTGGAGACCGCTTACGCTTTCGAGGCCGCGGGCGGGGCACCGCGCCTCGTCCACGTCAACCAGCTTCGGGCGGGCAGGGAAAAGCTCACCGACTACCGGGTCCTCGTCATTCCCGGTGGTTTTTCTTACGGCGACGACGTCCACTCGGGGAAGATTCTTGCGGTCGAGCTCACCTCCTTCCTCCGGGAGGAGATCGAGAGCTTTGTTGCGGCGGGCGGCCTGGTTTTGGGTATCTGCAACGGTTTTCAGGTGCTGGTACGGACCGGATTGCTTCCCTTCGGAGAGGTGGGGCCTATCCGGGCAACCCTCATGGTGAACGATAGCGCCCGGTTTGAATGCCGGTGGGTGCGGCTGCGGGTGGAGGAGAGCCCGTGCGTCTTCACCCGGGGGGCGGCAGGCCGGGTGGTCACGTTTCAGGCGGCGCATGGGGAGGGGAAATTCTTCACCGACCCGGCAACGCTTAACAAGATCGAGCGGCAGGGACTTGTCGTTTTCCGGTACGTTGACGCGGCGGGCCGGCCGACCCAGCAGTACCCGGACAACCCGAACGGGTCTTTGGGTGCGATTGCCGGAATTACGGACCCGACGGGCCGGATAATGGGCCTGATGCCCCACCCCGAGCGTAATATCCTGCCGCACCACCACCCGAACTGGCGGCGGTTGAGAAGCAGTTATCCTGACGGGCGGTTTGTCTTCGAAAACGCGGTCGCGGCGGCGCGAAAGTCTTGA
- the purL gene encoding phosphoribosylformylglycinamidine synthase subunit PurL, with the protein MLQEVRVGFLPELKDSRGEEILYEIRHALGIRSVNRIRTVKVYRFEGISAEAARFLAERLLCEDVFQEYRLNAPLVTDADRLVEVAYRPGVMNPEAGSLLKAAADLGIAGLRAADSSMEYAFYGGLGDEELELILRRLLVNETIQHVVTEKPKTLLLGGEPGRTEIIPIREMTDEELLGLSRDRLFLNLEEMRLIQQHFRELGRDPTDAEVEVLAQTWSEHCVHKTFKARIIVDGVEKKPFLTRLREATARVARKDLVLSAFVDNSGVMAFYEGWALCGKVETHNAPSAIEPYGGAATGSGGVFRDIMGTGQGAKVIASTDIFCFAPPDTPAAAVPPGCLHPHYLLRRVVAGVRDYGNRMGIPTNNGSVHFHPDFRAKPTVIVGAYGLIPAAQAQKGWPVPGDAVVVVGGRTGRDGIHGATFSSAAMTDRTQSVNAQAVQIGHPIEEKRMADALLVARDEGLIRAITDCGAGGFASAVGEMGAETGARIYLDRAPVKYSGLAPWEILLSESQERMVAAVAPENLPRFFEICREHNVEATVLGEFTATGRFEAYYGDEKVLDLTMDFLHHGLPQRLLTCSYRDPAPQEDPDVPLPQDWEETCCRVLAHLNVCSKEPIVRVYDHGVQGTNALPPYGGVRGDGPNDAVVLTPLLGKPYGMIIAHGLNPVLNRIDPYWGGLWAATEAVANAVAVGANPEELVLIDNFIWPVPEGEFLAQLDRAVDACVDFSVALGLPFISGKDSLSSTYRGRGTVIHIPPVLCVSVFGRVPDVGKTVSADLKEPGSLLVLVGERREEEMGGSVYYDLHGALGKNIPRINLARLRETLGALHRAIGAGMVRACHDISEGGLLAALAEMCFGGELGAAIEIPAALRPDFFLFNETAGCFVVELEPEADPALLFAGLPCRVLGRTLAAPELRVLQSGRPLFAVPLERLRAAYCRPMKEVFGA; encoded by the coding sequence ATGCTCCAAGAGGTTCGTGTTGGTTTTTTGCCTGAGCTTAAGGATTCCCGCGGGGAGGAGATCCTCTACGAGATTCGCCACGCCCTGGGCATCCGGTCGGTGAACCGGATCCGCACGGTGAAGGTCTACCGCTTCGAGGGAATCAGCGCGGAAGCGGCCCGCTTTCTGGCGGAGCGGCTTTTGTGCGAGGATGTTTTCCAGGAGTACCGGCTCAATGCCCCTCTCGTTACCGACGCGGACCGGCTCGTGGAGGTGGCTTACCGGCCGGGGGTGATGAACCCCGAAGCGGGCTCGCTCTTAAAAGCGGCGGCGGACCTGGGAATTGCAGGGCTCCGCGCTGCTGATTCGAGTATGGAATACGCCTTTTACGGGGGCCTGGGCGACGAAGAGTTAGAGCTGATTCTGCGGCGCCTGCTGGTTAACGAGACGATTCAGCATGTGGTGACGGAGAAGCCCAAAACATTGCTTTTGGGTGGGGAGCCGGGGCGGACGGAAATAATCCCCATTAGGGAGATGACGGATGAAGAGTTGCTGGGGCTCTCCCGGGACCGCCTCTTTCTCAACCTCGAGGAGATGCGGCTTATCCAGCAACACTTCCGGGAGCTCGGGCGGGACCCGACCGACGCCGAGGTGGAGGTCCTGGCGCAAACCTGGTCGGAGCACTGCGTCCATAAAACCTTTAAGGCCCGGATCATCGTTGACGGGGTGGAGAAAAAGCCTTTTCTTACCCGCCTGAGAGAGGCGACGGCGAGGGTGGCGCGGAAGGACCTGGTTCTTTCGGCTTTTGTCGATAACTCGGGCGTTATGGCCTTTTACGAGGGCTGGGCGCTCTGCGGTAAGGTGGAGACGCACAACGCGCCTTCGGCCATCGAGCCTTACGGCGGCGCCGCGACCGGCTCCGGCGGCGTTTTCCGCGACATTATGGGCACGGGTCAGGGGGCGAAGGTGATCGCTTCGACCGATATCTTCTGCTTTGCGCCGCCCGACACACCGGCGGCGGCGGTGCCGCCGGGGTGCCTGCACCCCCATTACCTGCTGCGGCGCGTGGTTGCCGGGGTGCGCGATTACGGCAACCGGATGGGCATCCCTACGAATAACGGGTCGGTTCACTTCCATCCCGACTTCCGGGCCAAACCGACGGTAATCGTTGGCGCTTACGGGCTTATTCCCGCCGCCCAGGCCCAAAAAGGCTGGCCGGTGCCGGGCGACGCGGTGGTGGTGGTCGGCGGCCGGACGGGGCGCGACGGTATTCACGGCGCGACCTTTTCGAGCGCGGCGATGACCGACCGGACGCAGAGCGTCAACGCGCAGGCGGTTCAGATCGGCCACCCGATCGAGGAAAAAAGGATGGCGGACGCGCTCCTCGTCGCGCGGGACGAGGGGTTGATCCGCGCGATTACCGACTGTGGTGCGGGGGGCTTCGCTTCGGCGGTAGGGGAGATGGGAGCGGAAACGGGAGCCCGCATCTATCTCGACCGCGCGCCTGTAAAATATTCAGGCCTGGCCCCCTGGGAAATCCTCCTTTCGGAGAGCCAGGAGCGGATGGTCGCGGCAGTGGCGCCGGAGAATTTACCGCGCTTCTTCGAGATTTGCCGCGAGCATAATGTGGAGGCTACGGTGCTTGGGGAGTTTACCGCTACCGGACGCTTCGAGGCTTACTACGGTGACGAAAAAGTTCTGGACCTGACGATGGATTTCCTCCACCACGGCCTGCCCCAGCGGCTTCTTACCTGCAGTTACCGGGATCCAGCACCGCAAGAAGACCCGGATGTTCCGCTCCCGCAGGATTGGGAAGAGACTTGCTGCCGCGTCCTTGCGCACCTCAATGTTTGCTCCAAAGAACCGATCGTTCGGGTTTACGACCATGGAGTTCAGGGGACGAACGCCCTGCCGCCCTACGGGGGCGTGCGGGGGGATGGGCCGAACGATGCGGTGGTTCTGACGCCGTTATTAGGAAAACCCTACGGGATGATTATTGCGCACGGGTTAAACCCGGTACTCAACCGGATCGACCCCTACTGGGGCGGCCTCTGGGCGGCAACGGAGGCGGTGGCCAACGCCGTAGCCGTGGGGGCCAATCCGGAAGAACTCGTCCTGATCGATAACTTTATCTGGCCGGTGCCGGAGGGAGAGTTTTTAGCGCAGCTTGACCGTGCGGTGGACGCCTGCGTTGATTTCAGCGTGGCGCTCGGCCTGCCCTTCATTTCCGGGAAAGATAGCCTCTCTAGCACCTACCGCGGGCGGGGCACGGTCATCCACATTCCGCCTGTTCTCTGCGTCTCCGTTTTCGGCCGCGTTCCGGACGTAGGCAAGACTGTTTCCGCAGACCTTAAGGAACCGGGCAGCCTCCTCGTTCTCGTCGGGGAGCGGCGTGAAGAAGAGATGGGCGGTTCGGTTTACTACGACCTGCACGGGGCGTTAGGGAAAAACATCCCCCGGATTAATCTGGCGCGCCTGCGGGAGACTTTGGGCGCCCTGCACCGGGCGATTGGTGCCGGCATGGTGCGCGCATGCCACGACATAAGTGAAGGGGGTCTTCTTGCGGCGCTGGCGGAGATGTGCTTTGGCGGGGAGTTGGGGGCGGCGATCGAAATCCCCGCGGCGCTACGGCCTGACTTCTTCCTGTTCAACGAGACGGCGGGCTGCTTCGTGGTTGAGTTGGAGCCGGAGGCCGACCCGGCGCTTCTGTTTGCCGGTCTTCCCTGCCGGGTGCTCGGACGGACGCTCGCGGCACCGGAGTTGCGGGTGCTCCAGAGCGGCCGGCCGCTCTTTGCGGTACCCCTCGAGCGGCTCCGGGCCGCCTACTGCCGTCCGATGAAGGAGGTGTTTGGGGCGTGA
- the mnmA gene encoding tRNA 2-thiouridine(34) synthase MnmA — protein sequence MAVALSGGVDSAAAAILLQEEGHEVFGVTMRVTETWVAEAAAVAAALGIEHYVFDLRAEFKAAVIEPFVAAYLSGRTPNPCVTCNPRVKFGLLLRRAVELGAAFFATGHYARVWRDGGTGRYLLARGLDRKKDQSYFLYALNQEQLRYLLFPLGTKTKEEARAFVRARGLRVAARESQEICFLPEDDYRAFLRQVAGEPRVGPIVDLQGNVIGRHRGLPYYTVGQRRGLGVAAGYPLYVLALDPARNALIVGPEEFLYRDECLVGDVNLILFAALTESLPVTVKVRRGAREKPAVIEPAGENRVRVRFAAPERAITPGQAAVFYREDLVVGGGTILA from the coding sequence GTGGCGGTGGCTTTGAGCGGCGGCGTGGACAGCGCTGCGGCGGCCATCCTCCTCCAGGAGGAAGGACACGAGGTTTTTGGCGTGACGATGCGGGTAACGGAGACCTGGGTGGCGGAGGCGGCGGCGGTAGCGGCGGCGCTCGGGATTGAGCATTACGTCTTCGATCTGCGGGCAGAATTCAAGGCGGCGGTAATTGAGCCTTTTGTTGCGGCCTACCTATCGGGACGGACTCCTAACCCGTGCGTTACTTGTAACCCGCGGGTGAAGTTCGGCCTGCTGCTCCGCCGGGCAGTTGAGCTAGGTGCGGCATTTTTCGCTACGGGACACTACGCCCGTGTCTGGCGGGATGGTGGGACGGGGCGGTACCTGCTGGCCCGCGGCCTAGACCGGAAAAAGGACCAGAGCTATTTCCTCTATGCGCTCAACCAGGAACAGCTCCGGTACCTCCTTTTCCCTCTCGGCACGAAAACCAAAGAGGAGGCGCGGGCGTTTGTCCGGGCGCGTGGCCTGCGGGTCGCGGCGCGGGAGAGCCAGGAGATCTGTTTCCTTCCGGAGGACGATTACCGGGCGTTTCTGCGCCAGGTGGCCGGCGAGCCGCGCGTCGGTCCCATCGTTGATTTGCAGGGGAACGTGATCGGCCGGCACCGGGGGCTCCCTTACTATACGGTAGGGCAGCGCCGGGGTCTGGGCGTGGCGGCAGGCTACCCGCTTTACGTTCTCGCCCTCGACCCCGCACGCAATGCGCTCATCGTGGGGCCGGAGGAGTTTCTTTACCGGGATGAGTGCTTGGTTGGCGACGTGAACCTCATCCTGTTTGCGGCGCTGACGGAAAGCTTGCCGGTGACGGTAAAAGTGCGGCGCGGGGCCCGGGAAAAGCCGGCGGTGATCGAGCCTGCTGGGGAGAACCGGGTGCGGGTGAGGTTTGCGGCGCCGGAGCGGGCGATAACTCCGGGACAGGCGGCCGTTTTTTACCGGGAAGACTTAGTGGTGGGTGGCGGCACAATTTTGGCGTAG
- a CDS encoding cysteine desulfurase family protein, with translation MERLYLDHAATTPVAPEVVAAMLPYLTSAFGNPSSAHSFGREAREAVERARRQVAASLGAEPAEIVFTSGGTEADVLALRGAAYACRRRGNHIITTAVEHHAVLDTCLALDTEGFDVTVLPVDERGKVRLEDVAAAIRNTTILISVMHANNEVGTVQPIRAICEVAHRHGVLVHTDAVQSFGKIPVSVADLGVDLLSLSGHKIYGPKGVGALYVRAGTPLEPLFHGGGQERGLRPGTENVAGIVGLGRAAALVKEKLAEETRCLRALREYLKKELVARLPDVRFNGDQEDCLPGLLHFSIPGVDGPTLLKMLDGEGIAVSGGAACTTGETKPSYVLLALGLAEDYTRCPVRVTLGRSTTVAAVERFVAVLDGAVRRLRGEKQGG, from the coding sequence ATGGAGCGCCTCTATCTTGATCATGCGGCCACGACTCCAGTGGCCCCCGAAGTGGTGGCGGCAATGCTCCCTTACCTTACGAGCGCCTTCGGCAACCCGTCAAGCGCCCACTCCTTCGGGCGGGAGGCGCGGGAAGCGGTGGAGCGCGCCCGCCGTCAGGTGGCGGCGAGCCTGGGGGCGGAACCGGCGGAAATCGTTTTCACGAGCGGCGGGACGGAGGCGGATGTATTGGCTTTGCGCGGGGCGGCTTATGCGTGCCGCCGGCGCGGCAACCACATCATCACGACCGCTGTTGAACACCACGCGGTACTCGATACTTGCTTGGCCCTCGACACCGAGGGTTTTGACGTGACGGTGCTCCCGGTGGACGAAAGGGGAAAAGTACGGCTCGAAGACGTTGCGGCGGCGATCAGGAATACGACCATCCTGATTTCGGTAATGCACGCCAACAACGAGGTGGGGACGGTTCAGCCCATCCGCGCCATCTGTGAGGTTGCCCACCGGCACGGGGTGCTGGTTCATACGGACGCGGTTCAGAGCTTCGGGAAGATTCCCGTGAGCGTGGCGGATCTCGGCGTCGATCTCCTTTCTCTTTCCGGGCACAAGATTTACGGTCCTAAAGGGGTAGGGGCACTTTACGTGCGCGCGGGGACCCCTTTAGAGCCGCTTTTTCACGGGGGCGGGCAGGAGCGGGGTTTGCGCCCCGGAACGGAGAACGTAGCGGGCATCGTGGGGCTGGGCCGGGCGGCGGCGCTGGTTAAAGAGAAGCTTGCGGAGGAGACGCGGTGTTTGCGGGCGTTGCGGGAATATTTGAAAAAAGAACTGGTAGCACGGCTCCCGGATGTCCGGTTCAACGGCGACCAGGAGGATTGCCTTCCGGGGCTACTGCACTTTAGCATTCCCGGAGTGGACGGTCCTACGCTTCTCAAGATGCTTGACGGGGAGGGGATCGCCGTGTCGGGTGGCGCGGCCTGCACCACCGGGGAGACCAAGCCTTCCTATGTCCTGTTAGCGCTGGGTCTGGCGGAAGATTACACGCGGTGCCCGGTCCGGGTGACGCTGGGCCGGAGCACAACAGTTGCTGCGGTGGAGCGGTTTGTCGCTGTCCTGGACGGGGCGGTAAGGCGGCTGCGGGGGGAGAAGCAGGGGGGATAA
- a CDS encoding EamA family transporter has protein sequence MSVKVFGLIVLNALFLVAGQIFWKMGIVAGGSGWWRLLLSPLVWLGFGCFGLATAIWFYVLARVPLSQALPVQSIGYIFGVAAGMLFFQETVSAVRWVGAVLILAGICLVARS, from the coding sequence ATGAGCGTAAAAGTTTTCGGCTTGATCGTGTTAAATGCTCTTTTTTTAGTAGCCGGGCAGATCTTTTGGAAGATGGGGATTGTCGCCGGGGGGAGCGGGTGGTGGCGGCTCCTGTTGAGCCCGCTTGTCTGGCTCGGCTTTGGGTGCTTTGGTCTGGCGACGGCCATCTGGTTCTATGTCCTGGCCCGGGTGCCTCTTTCCCAGGCTCTCCCGGTGCAGAGCATTGGCTATATCTTTGGTGTCGCTGCTGGTATGCTCTTCTTCCAGGAAACGGTTTCTGCCGTTCGCTGGGTGGGGGCGGTCCTTATTCTTGCCGGTATCTGCTTGGTAGCCCGCTCCTGA
- the tatA gene encoding twin-arginine translocase TatA/TatE family subunit, whose protein sequence is MFRGLLEPTHLILILLVVLLIFGPSKLPEIGRSFGKTIREFRRASSASFEEVTAEKEAAPSTAEKTNG, encoded by the coding sequence TTGTTCCGTGGCTTACTCGAGCCGACACACCTGATTTTAATTCTGCTGGTAGTGCTGCTCATCTTTGGCCCCAGTAAACTCCCCGAGATAGGGCGCTCTTTCGGGAAAACGATCCGGGAGTTCCGCCGGGCATCGAGCGCTTCCTTTGAAGAGGTTACTGCAGAAAAGGAAGCCGCACCTTCGACCGCGGAAAAAACCAACGGCTAA
- a CDS encoding universal stress protein yields MAPQKVLLLVDNTTFSERAAEFTVKLLKANPDLEATLLFAGHHRDFVPEGPGVGWINQEEFSQLVENQAKAAFQKVLAVFRAAGIGVQTVVDYCDPVKAVIRLVKEGDYSLVVLGGKGTADRLNYVLHSDVYRLTHLLDVPLVVVK; encoded by the coding sequence ATGGCACCCCAAAAAGTTCTCCTTCTTGTGGATAACACCACCTTTTCCGAACGAGCTGCGGAATTTACGGTGAAGCTGCTGAAGGCCAATCCGGACCTTGAAGCGACGCTGCTCTTTGCGGGCCACCACCGGGATTTTGTTCCAGAAGGACCCGGTGTCGGCTGGATTAATCAAGAAGAGTTTAGTCAGTTGGTTGAAAATCAAGCAAAAGCTGCGTTTCAAAAAGTACTGGCCGTATTTCGAGCGGCAGGGATTGGCGTTCAAACCGTTGTTGACTATTGTGACCCAGTAAAGGCGGTCATCCGGCTCGTCAAAGAAGGTGATTATAGCCTAGTAGTCCTTGGGGGAAAAGGAACCGCGGACCGGCTGAATTATGTCCTTCATAGTGACGTTTACCGTCTGACCCACTTATTGGACGTTCCGTTGGTAGTAGTGAAATAG
- a CDS encoding sigma-54-dependent transcriptional regulator has product MAKLVLVVDDEAAVRGALRDVLEESGYKVVTAASGKEALEKMGMLRPDAVLLDIRMPEMDGISLLEIIRERYPAVPVILMTAYSDTQTTINAMRTGAFEYVLKPLNLDELLATLEKATKVAEPVVKVGSCLGTQPEGPPGVLVGCSPAMQNVYKTIGRIVDSDATVLILGESGTGKELVAKAIHYNSPRRAKPFVKIDCTAIPENLLESELFGYEKGAFTGAYTRKPGKFEVADQGTIFLDEIGDLSPAIQAKLLRVLEEKAFERIGGTETKKVDVRIIAATNRNLKERVKAGLFREDLYFRLNVVEIWLPPLRERKSDIPLLVDYFVGIYNQNFNKRVTTISRSVLDVFYVYDWPGNVRELRNVCERAVLMAPGPVITLESIPEYVLRAVREKQQEKRPGTVKEEEPVVPLPGQDILPLKEMVAQLERAAIIQALKEYKGNKAAVARALRLNRTTLYAKMKELGILDENA; this is encoded by the coding sequence GTGGCGAAGCTAGTCCTTGTAGTGGATGATGAAGCTGCCGTGCGGGGGGCTTTGCGGGATGTTCTCGAAGAATCAGGGTATAAGGTCGTAACTGCGGCGAGCGGGAAGGAAGCCTTGGAAAAGATGGGTATGCTCAGACCCGATGCCGTTTTGCTGGATATCCGGATGCCGGAAATGGACGGCATCAGTCTCTTGGAGATTATTCGCGAACGCTACCCAGCGGTGCCCGTCATTCTGATGACCGCGTACAGTGATACCCAGACCACGATTAACGCAATGCGGACCGGGGCTTTTGAGTACGTGTTGAAACCCTTAAATCTTGACGAGTTGCTGGCCACGCTGGAAAAGGCTACGAAGGTTGCCGAACCGGTGGTTAAGGTCGGTTCTTGCTTAGGAACGCAGCCTGAAGGCCCTCCGGGGGTACTTGTGGGGTGTAGTCCGGCTATGCAGAATGTTTATAAAACTATCGGCCGGATTGTAGATTCCGACGCCACGGTCTTAATTTTGGGTGAGAGCGGTACCGGTAAGGAACTGGTCGCCAAAGCCATCCATTATAACAGTCCCCGGCGGGCGAAACCTTTTGTGAAGATTGACTGTACGGCCATCCCCGAAAATTTGCTGGAGAGCGAGCTCTTTGGGTACGAGAAAGGAGCTTTCACAGGGGCCTATACCCGGAAACCCGGGAAGTTTGAAGTTGCAGACCAGGGAACGATCTTTTTAGACGAGATCGGTGACTTAAGTCCGGCCATCCAGGCAAAATTACTGCGGGTTTTGGAAGAAAAAGCTTTTGAACGGATTGGCGGTACGGAAACTAAGAAGGTTGATGTGCGGATCATTGCTGCTACCAACAGGAATCTGAAAGAAAGGGTGAAGGCGGGTCTTTTCCGGGAAGACCTCTACTTCCGGTTAAACGTGGTAGAGATTTGGTTGCCGCCTTTACGGGAGCGCAAATCGGATATCCCGCTGTTGGTCGATTACTTCGTAGGAATTTATAACCAAAATTTTAATAAGCGGGTAACGACGATCTCCAGATCGGTTTTAGATGTCTTTTATGTCTATGACTGGCCAGGCAACGTCCGGGAGTTAAGGAATGTTTGTGAGCGGGCGGTACTAATGGCTCCGGGACCAGTGATTACCTTAGAAAGTATTCCGGAATATGTTCTCCGGGCGGTAAGGGAGAAGCAGCAGGAGAAGAGGCCTGGGACCGTAAAGGAAGAGGAGCCGGTGGTTCCCCTCCCGGGTCAAGACATTTTGCCTTTAAAGGAAATGGTGGCCCAGTTAGAGCGGGCGGCGATCATTCAAGCCCTGAAAGAGTATAAGGGAAATAAGGCCGCGGTAGCTCGGGCGCTGCGCCTGAACCGGACCACCCTTTACGCGAAGATGAAGGAGTTAGGTATTCTGGATGAAAACGCGTAA